TGACCGAGGAGATGGCCCTGAACTGACGGCCCGTCAACCGTCCCGAAGCGCACCGCAGGGGGCGTGCGCGGCAGGCAGCGGCACCCGCCGCCGCCCGCCGCGCACGCCCCCTGCGCACGTCCGGGCCGCCGCGCCCTACCGGTGAGGCGATGTGCCTTGCGACACTTGGGCGAGGTAGGGTCAGCAGTGGTCGGGGACAACCCAAATTTCACCCCCGTCGGGCTCCGGCCCGGCGTACCTAAGAGGAGATCGGTTCGTGACGATCCGGGTAGGCATCAACGGGTTCGGCCGCATCGGCCGCAACTTCTTCCGTGCGGTCAAGTCCCAGGGCGCTGACATCGAGATCGTCGGTGTCAACGACCTGACCGACACCAAGACGCTGGCTCACCTGCTCAAGTACGACACCACTCTCGGTACCTTCCCCGGCGAGGTCTCGCACACCGAGGACAGCATCACCGCCGACGGTCACACCTTCAAGGTCACCGCCGAGCGCGACCCCGCCAACCTTCCCTGGGCCGAGCTGGGCGCCGACATCGTCGTCGAGTCCACCGGCATCTTCACCAAGGCCGAGGCTGCGAAGAAGCACCTCGCCGCCGGTGCGAAGAAGGTCATCATCTCGGCGCCCGCCACCGACGAGGACATCACCATCGTGCTGGGCGTCAACGACGACAAGTACGACGCGGCCGCGCACGACATCATCTCCAACGCCTCCTGCACCACCAACTGCGTGGCGCCGATGGCGAAGGTCCTGCACGAGAACTTCGGCATCGTCAAGGGCCTGATGACCACCGTGCACGCCTTCACCAACGACCAGGTCACCCTGGACTTCCCGCACAAGGACCTGCGCCGCGCCCGCGCCGCCTCGCAGAACATCATCCCGACCTCGACCGGTGCCGCCAAGGCCACCGCCCTGGTCCTGCCGGAGCTCAAGGGCAAGCTGGACGGCACCTCGCTGCGCGTCCCGGTCCCGACCGGCTCCATCACCGACCTGGTGGTCACCCTGGAGCGCGAGGTCACCAAGGACGAGGTCAACGCCGCCTTCCAGAAGGCCGCGCAGGAGGGCCCGCTCAAGGGCTACCTGGCGTACACCGAGGACCCGATCGTCTCCTCGGACATCGTGAACGACCCGCACTCCTGCATCTTCGACTCGCAGCTGACCATGGCGCAGGGCAACCAGGTCAAGGTGCTCGGCTGGTACGACAACGAGTTCGGCTACTCGAACCGCCTGGTCAACCTGGTCTCCCTGGTCGGCGACCAGCTCTGACCCCGGCGGTAGTCGACGTGACGTGAGGGGCAGGGCCCGGACGGCTGTCACCGCCGACCGGGCCCTGCCGCTGCGCCCACCCTCGTCCGTCCCACTCCCCGATACCGGTGGCCCGCCGTCGTGTCGCCGTCTGCGCACCGTTCCACCCCCTGAGGAGCAAGACCGTGAAGACGATCGAAGACCTGGAGGTCTCCGGCAAGCGGGTGTTCGTCCGCGCCGACCTCAACGTGCCGCTGTCCGGTGACACCATCACCGACGACGGCCGGATCCGTGCCGTCGCGCCGACCATCGCCAAGCTCGTCGAGCGCGGCGCGCGCGTGGTCGTCGCCTCGCACCTGGGCCGTCCCAAGGGCGAGCCGGACCCGAAGTTCTCCCTCGCGCCGGTGGCGGTCCGCCTCGGCGAGATCCTCGGCCGTCCGGTGGCGTTCGCCACCGACACCGTCGGGGAGAGCGCGAAGGCCACCGTCGCCGCCCTCGGCGACGGCGAGGTCACGCTGCTGGAGAACCTGCGCTTCAACGCCGGCGAGACCGCCAAGGACGACGCCGAGCGCGGCGCGTTCGCCGACCAGCTGGCCGCCCTCGCGGACCTGTACGTCGGCGACGGCTTCGGCGCGGTGCACCGCAAGCACGCCTCCGTCTACGACCTCCCGGCCCGGCTGCCGCACGCGGTCGGCGACCTGATCGCCACCGAGGTGGGCGTCCTCAAGCGCCTCACCGAGGACGTCGCCCGCCCGTACGTGGTGGTGCTCGGCGGCTCGAAGGTCTCCGACAAGGTCGGCGTGATCGAGAACCTGCTCGGCAAGGCCGACCGCATCCTGATCGGCGGCGGCATGATGTACACCTTCATCGCGGCCCAGGGCCACGGCGTGGGCGCCTCGCTGCTCCAGGAGGACCAGATCCCGGTCGTCCAGGACTACCTGAAGCGCGGCGCCGAGCAGGGCGTCGAGTTCGTGGTCCCGCTGGACACCGCGGTCTCCGGCAGCTTCCCGGACGTCAAGACCGGCGCCCCGGTCGAGGACTACGCGGTGGTCGACGTGGACGCGATCCCGGACGGCGCGCTCGGCCTGGACATCGGCCCGAGGACCGCCCAGCTGTTCGCGGAGAAGATCGCCGACGCGAAGACCGTGTTCTGGAACGGCCCGATGGGCGTCTTCGAGCACCCGGCGTTCGCCGACGGCACCCGGGCGGTCGCCCAGGCGCTGCTCGACTCCGACGCGTTCACCGTGGTCGGCGGCGGCGACTCGGCGGCGGCGGTGCGCACCCTGGGGTTCGACGAGGCGAAGTTCGGACACATCTCGACCGGCGGTGGCGCGAGCCTCGAGTACCTGGAGGGCAAGACCCTTCCCGGTCTCGCCGCCCTGGAGGACTGAGAAAGACATGACTGAGCGTCTCCCGCTGATGGCGGGCAACTGGAAGATGAACCTCGACCACCTCGAGGCCATCCAGCACACCCAGAAGCTGGCGTTCTCGCTGGCCGACAAGGACTACGAGGCCGTCGAGGTCGCCGTCCTGGTCCCGTTCACCGACCTGCGCTCGGTGCAGACCCTGGTCGACGGCGACAAGCTGAAGCTCAAGTACGGCTCGCAGGACATCTCGCAGCACGACGGCGGGGCCTACACCGGCGAGGTCTCCGGCCCGATGCTGGCCAAGCTCAAGGTCGCCTACGCGGTGATCGGGCACTCCGAGCGCCGCCAGTACCACGGCGAGAACGAGGAGATCGTCAACGCCAAGGTGAAGGCCGCCTACCGCAACGGGATCACCCCGATCCTGTGCATCGGCGAGCCGCTGGAGATCCGCAAGGCCGGCACCCACGTCGCGTACACCCTGGCCCAGCTCGACGGCGCCCTCGACGGCGTCCCGGCCTCGGACGCCGAGAGCATCGTCGTCGCGTACGAGCCGGTCTGGGCGATCGGCACCGGCGAGGTGGCCACCCCCGAGGACGCGCAGGAGGTCTGCGGCGCGATCCGGGCCCGGCTCGCCGAGCTGTACGGCGCCGAGCTGGCCGGCAAGGTCCGCGTGCTGTACGGCGGTTCGGTGAAGTCCTCGTCGGCGGCCGGTCTGATGGCCAAGCCCGACGTCGACGGCGGCCTGATCGGCGGCGCCTCCCTGGACGCCGACGAGTTCGTCAAGATCGTGCGCTACCGTGAGCAGGCAGTAGGCTAACGCCACTGCAGCAACGTAGGCTTTGGGGCCGGACCGCGAGGAGCGGGCCCGGCCCCTTCGCCGAAGATTCGAGAGAGTTGGTCCGTCGTGGTTCTCGGGTTCGAGATTGCTCTGATCGTCCTCAGCGTGCTGCTGATCCTGCTGGTGCTGCTGCACAAGGGCAAGGGCGGCGGTCTGTCCGACATGTTCGGTGGCGGCGCGGCCTCGACCGGTGGCGGCTCCGCGGTGGCCGAGCGCAACCTCGACCGCATCACCGTGATCCTCGGGATCTCGTGGTTCGCGTGCATCGTGGTGCTCGGGCTGCTGCTCAAGAACAACTGACAGGAAGTCGGCGGGCGATGGTGGCGCCGGCTTAACTCGCGCTTACACTAGGACGACTTCGCCACCGTCCGCCCAGCCGCGGCCGGACGGCACCAGCACGCAGGGAGTCAGACCGTGGCAAGTGGCAACGCGATCCGAGGCAGCCGAGTCGGCGCCGGCCCGATGGGCGAGGCGGAGCGCGGTGAATCCGCCCCGCGCAACCGCATCTCCTTCTGGTGCGCCAACAAGCACGAGACCCGCCCCAGCTTCGCCGCCGAGGCGGCGATCCCGGACACCTGGGACTGCCCGCGCTGCGGCTTCCCCGCCGGCCAGGACGAGCACAACCCGCCCGCCCCGGCCCGCAACGAGCCCTACAAGACCCATCTCGCCTACGTCCGCGAGCGCCGCACCGACGCCGACGGCGAGGCGATCCTCGCCGAGGCGCTGGCCAAGCTGCGCGGCGAGATCTGAGCGCGCCAGCAGGTCCGTACGAGAAGAGCCGCCCACCCGGAGAGTCCTCCGGGTGGGCGGCTCCTTTCCGCGCCGGTGCGTCAGGCGAGCTTGCCCGCCGCCTTCTCGTCGAGCAGCCACAGGGTCCGCTCGGTGCCGGTGACCGCGCCGGCCGGGGCCGTGGCGGCGCCGGGGGCGGTGCGGGCCAGGGCGACCGCGTCGGCCTTGTCCTCGCCGGCGGCCAGCAGCCACACCTGGCGGGCGTGGTGCAGGGCGGGGAGGGTGAGGGAGAGGCGGGTGGGCGGGGGCTTGGGGGAGTCGTGGACGGCGATGACCGTGCCGTCGCTCCGCCCGGTGCCGGGGTGGCCGGGGAAGAGCGAGGCGACGTGCGCGTCCGGGCCGACGCCCAGCAGCAGGACGTCGAACAGCGGCAGCCGCTCGCCGGGGGCGGCGGCCGCGGCCAGTTCGGCGGCGTAGCGTTCGGCGGCCCGCTCGGCGGTGGTGGTGCCGTCGGCCGGGGGCATCTCGTGCACCCGGGCGCCGAGCGGCCGGACGGCGTCCAGGAACGCGGCGGCCTGGACGGCGTTGCGCTCCGGGTCGCCGGCCGGGAGGTAGCGCTCGTCGCCCCACCACAGGTCGACGTGCGCCCAGTCGACCGCGTCGCGCGCCGGGTGGGCGGCGAGCGCGGCCAGCAGGGCGTTGCCGTTGCGGCCGCCGGTGAGCACCAGGTGCGCGGTGCCGCGGGCGGCCTGGGCGTCGGCCGTGGTGGTGAGCAGCCGGGCGGCGGCGGCCTGGGCGAGCAGCGCCGCGTCCCGGTGGACCAGGACCCGGTCGGTGCTCACTGGCCGCTCCGCTTGCGCGGGGCGGTCTTCTCGGCCGTCGCGGCCTTCTTGGCGGGGGCCGCCTTCTTGGCCGGGGCGGCCTTGCCGGGCAGCTTGGCGCTGACCCGGGCCGGGGCGGCGACGGCGGCCTCGACCACCTTGCCCTCCTCCGCCGGAGCGTCCGGAGCGTCGTCCGGAGCGTCCCCGGCCTCCGCCGCCGCGTGGGCCTCCACGGTGCCGCCGGGGCCCGCGTGCTCGACTCCGGCGATCCGCTCGCGCAGCCGGTCGACCGGGGTGCGGACGGCGGTGGCGTAGATGTCGTCGGGGTCGAGGCGGCGCAGTTCCTCGGCGATCAGCTCGGCGGTGTCGCGGCGCTTGAGGGCGACCATCCGGTCGGGCGCGCCGGGCATGCAGAGCGTGCCGAGCAGGCCGTCGGGGCGGTCGAG
This is a stretch of genomic DNA from Kitasatospora fiedleri. It encodes these proteins:
- the gap gene encoding type I glyceraldehyde-3-phosphate dehydrogenase, with protein sequence MTIRVGINGFGRIGRNFFRAVKSQGADIEIVGVNDLTDTKTLAHLLKYDTTLGTFPGEVSHTEDSITADGHTFKVTAERDPANLPWAELGADIVVESTGIFTKAEAAKKHLAAGAKKVIISAPATDEDITIVLGVNDDKYDAAAHDIISNASCTTNCVAPMAKVLHENFGIVKGLMTTVHAFTNDQVTLDFPHKDLRRARAASQNIIPTSTGAAKATALVLPELKGKLDGTSLRVPVPTGSITDLVVTLEREVTKDEVNAAFQKAAQEGPLKGYLAYTEDPIVSSDIVNDPHSCIFDSQLTMAQGNQVKVLGWYDNEFGYSNRLVNLVSLVGDQL
- a CDS encoding phosphoglycerate kinase; translation: MKTIEDLEVSGKRVFVRADLNVPLSGDTITDDGRIRAVAPTIAKLVERGARVVVASHLGRPKGEPDPKFSLAPVAVRLGEILGRPVAFATDTVGESAKATVAALGDGEVTLLENLRFNAGETAKDDAERGAFADQLAALADLYVGDGFGAVHRKHASVYDLPARLPHAVGDLIATEVGVLKRLTEDVARPYVVVLGGSKVSDKVGVIENLLGKADRILIGGGMMYTFIAAQGHGVGASLLQEDQIPVVQDYLKRGAEQGVEFVVPLDTAVSGSFPDVKTGAPVEDYAVVDVDAIPDGALGLDIGPRTAQLFAEKIADAKTVFWNGPMGVFEHPAFADGTRAVAQALLDSDAFTVVGGGDSAAAVRTLGFDEAKFGHISTGGGASLEYLEGKTLPGLAALED
- the tpiA gene encoding triose-phosphate isomerase, with amino-acid sequence MTERLPLMAGNWKMNLDHLEAIQHTQKLAFSLADKDYEAVEVAVLVPFTDLRSVQTLVDGDKLKLKYGSQDISQHDGGAYTGEVSGPMLAKLKVAYAVIGHSERRQYHGENEEIVNAKVKAAYRNGITPILCIGEPLEIRKAGTHVAYTLAQLDGALDGVPASDAESIVVAYEPVWAIGTGEVATPEDAQEVCGAIRARLAELYGAELAGKVRVLYGGSVKSSSAAGLMAKPDVDGGLIGGASLDADEFVKIVRYREQAVG
- the secG gene encoding preprotein translocase subunit SecG, translating into MVLGFEIALIVLSVLLILLVLLHKGKGGGLSDMFGGGAASTGGGSAVAERNLDRITVILGISWFACIVVLGLLLKNN
- a CDS encoding RNA polymerase-binding protein RbpA; the protein is MGEAERGESAPRNRISFWCANKHETRPSFAAEAAIPDTWDCPRCGFPAGQDEHNPPAPARNEPYKTHLAYVRERRTDADGEAILAEALAKLRGEI
- the pgl gene encoding 6-phosphogluconolactonase, which produces MSTDRVLVHRDAALLAQAAAARLLTTTADAQAARGTAHLVLTGGRNGNALLAALAAHPARDAVDWAHVDLWWGDERYLPAGDPERNAVQAAAFLDAVRPLGARVHEMPPADGTTTAERAAERYAAELAAAAAPGERLPLFDVLLLGVGPDAHVASLFPGHPGTGRSDGTVIAVHDSPKPPPTRLSLTLPALHHARQVWLLAAGEDKADAVALARTAPGAATAPAGAVTGTERTLWLLDEKAAGKLA